A genomic segment from Barrientosiimonas humi encodes:
- the uraD gene encoding 2-oxo-4-hydroxy-4-carboxy-5-ureidoimidazoline decarboxylase, whose amino-acid sequence MPDDQQLTLERLNAAPAEQLRETLRACCASDAWVDQLLAHRPYADRAAALAGSDTAMGEIADADVDQALAGHPRIGDRAEGEGTDARWSREEQASVADAGDDVQQQLRDGNLSYERRFDRVFLIRAAGRSPQEMLTELTRRLDQDDETERAEVREQLRQITRLRLERALSPTE is encoded by the coding sequence GTGCCGGACGACCAGCAGCTGACCCTCGAGCGGCTCAACGCCGCTCCCGCCGAGCAGCTGCGCGAGACCCTGCGGGCCTGCTGCGCCAGCGACGCCTGGGTCGACCAGCTGCTCGCCCACCGCCCCTACGCGGACCGAGCCGCCGCGCTCGCCGGCTCCGACACCGCCATGGGCGAGATCGCCGACGCCGACGTCGACCAGGCGCTCGCCGGCCACCCGCGCATCGGGGACCGCGCCGAGGGCGAGGGCACCGACGCTCGCTGGAGCCGCGAGGAGCAGGCGTCGGTCGCCGACGCCGGCGATGACGTACAGCAGCAGCTGCGCGACGGAAACCTTTCCTACGAAAGGCGATTCGACCGCGTCTTCCTCATCCGTGCCGCGGGCCGCAGCCCGCAGGAGATGCTCACCGAGCTGACCCGCAGGCTCGACCAGGACGACGAGACCGAGCGCGCCGAGGTGCGCGAGCAGCTGCGTCAGATCACCCGGCTGCGCCTCGAGCGGGCGCTGTCGCCCACGGAGTGA